TGGGAAGAATGTTCTTTGACATCTCACTTTCATCTTCCAAGATACTGTAAATCTGCAATTAAAACCTAATTCCAAGACGGTCCCTTAGGTCATGTTCCCACCTGCCACAGGCAGCGAGATGAAAGAGCGCCAGAGACACCGAGAACAACTCACACTCTTTGTAGCCAGGCTGCTACACTGTGGCACCACTGCAAAGAGCAGGGGAGACACATTGCAGCGCTGCAAGAGAAACACCTTGGAAACAGATATCTGGATTCCAGATTTTGTCCTTAAATGTTAAGAGCTGCTGCTTCCCCAATAAACACAAGGAAGCGGAAAGAGTGAATCAGTGACAGAGGAACATCAGGCAATGCAAGAGGGGAAATCCATTTTATAGGTTTTCATGTCGTACCATACTGCACAGGGAAACTATAATGCCGACCTGACTGTCACAGAGTGGTTGATTCAGGGCGGACAGCAACTCCACGTCTCGCTAGCAGTGTACTATCATGGTAAATGGACCAGGCACCTCCATAGTCTTCCCAAAGGAGTGACTTACGTGTGCTGTGATGAGCTTCTTGGCCGTGTTCTGAGTGGCGTCAGGAAACTCCTCTCCAAAGCAGAGGTCCATCTGGTACTGTGGAACCGGGCCGCCCCGCAGGTACTGCTGTAGCTCTGCAGAGCAAACAGgatggagagaggggagaaTGGGGTAGTGATTGCTGGGTGAGCCCACCTACATGGATCTAAAGCTTTCACTGCAAAGCCCTCCTTTACAGTTTGTTTAGGGGTAATTCATACCAAGGCTACATAAAGGGATACTTCGTTATTTTGTCATTCTAGCCTGATTTCTTACTCATCCAGAGTCATATGAATGCATGGAaacctttttaattctgtgtgtcCAGTTTGAAGAAATGTGAATTTATTGTTTCGTTAATTTAGCACAATTGCTGTAAGTCAATGGTTGCAAGATGCTGACTCTCAAAAGCCAACTAATAGGtcttttaaatactcaaaaAGCTGTGTGGAGCACATTTGTACATTAAGTATTTTATACAAGTatatacaaaatcaaaagtatttggatgaATACGTTTAaacgtatttttttttaactatctaGCCAAACTATGCATTTCAGAAACCGTGATGAGGCAGCACAAGAATACGCTAACTCTGTGTGAATAGAAACACAGAGCGAAGACAGAACCAAAAGTAGTCCGTAAATAAGGAAGTTTATGGAAACTCATTTCTTATGATTACCagtaaattaacacatttattgaactatttattaactttttatattattgtaagACTACAAAAGACAAACAGCCAAGCTTTTGAGTATTTAACAGATATATTAAATGGCTTTTGAGAGTAAGCGATTTGTGACCATTTGCTTCCAGCAATTGTGCTTAGCTAATGAAACTCAAATTTATTCAAACTGGACGCACAGAATTGAAAAAGGTTTCCATGGATTCGCATTACTCTGCGTGAGCAAGACATATAAAATACCAAAGTATCCCTAAGTATACAAAGAACAGCAGtaaaatctttattattattattattaatgattattGATTATGTATTAATTAGCCATTTGATGTACTTGTTGCTCTGCTCTTCATGTTCACTCATGCACACACGTGCAGTACATACCTTGCACGAAGAGCTGCATGTCCAGCAGCTTGCAGGTCTTCTCCCGCTCCAGTTTGTTGGGCCGGTCGTGGTGCTCGGCCAGAGGCCCCCCCCAGTACACCCGGCCCTGGCAGAAGCGCTTGATGAAGACCCCGTCAGGGGCCACCCACACCAGGACGCCCCTCTCCAGGTGTGGCAGCAGGCGGGCCATGGCCTCAGTGACACGGGAGGGGGCCTGGGCACAGGCCGGCGGGGGGAAGCAGACCTGTTCCACTGCTGTGGGGCCGTAGATGCGCTCATTCTCCATCGGCACCGAGCCGTGCAGGATCCAGCAGCCCTCCTGGGTGCTTGTGGTGAAGTCCCGCACCATCCGGCCGTGGTAGAACAGACACACCCGCAGCCTGAAGTCTAATACAGGGATAACACTTGGATGAGCCATGGATAGATTGATCCCACGCCTCTGTCATCGCCAATATTTCaaaacataaatgaataaatcaggGTTACGTGATCACAATATTTATTTGACTAGAATTGTGTCAATAAGTTACAGCAGAGATCATCTTCAGAAGATGTGAACATTTACAAGGATAATCAAGGAGAAGAAAGAGACAACATAGAAGCTGGTCCTTCTTGGTGAACCTTTCTGAAATATTTCAAGGCCTGTTGGTTGGTAATgtctttatttgtgtgtgtgtgccagggGGTCAGATTCTGCGCCTCCTGACTGTAAGACATCAATGCCCACATGCCGTCGGTCTGACTGCCGGGCCTGCGTAGGGTCCTGTACCTGATATCTGGAGCTGTGCTGGGAATGGCAAGGGTTGTAAGTTCACATGGGTTTCAGACTCCTGTGCTCCTGACATCGACCATGAGTAAAACCTCCCCTTCACCTGTCCACCTGCACAACAACACCACCACACTGATTACCCCGCCAGTCTAGCATAGCACATACTCCCCTCAGTCTAGCAAAGCACATTCTCCATTCGCCCGCTTAAAAACCTCCCCGGAGTATTGGCTGCTCTGGTGTCTGCTCATATTCTAGGAGAGGAGGAAATGGTGAGACAGAGATAAATGCATAAAGACAGAAACATCAAAGGCCGTTTGCAGAGATGTctggagagtgttgaagcagaAGGGGCAGTACTCTTATCTATGTGCCAGGAAATGTGTATGATAAAGCAAGACCCTTAAACTGGAACACAACAGGGACTTGAAAAAGGGCAGCCAACTGAGGCGTGTCATTTTCTGTTCTCTATTCATGTTTTGTAACCTCTGCTACCTTCAAACCTGGTAGGGGGTTGCAAGTTTGAAAGACATAACAATAGAGGAGGAGTCTTTCAGAGCAAGCTAGGAACATTTCTTGtatgacctcttgctgttactGCGGCTATACTTTCCATCCTGTTACACAAAGTCATCCACTTTCTCCTGATCCTGTGCTTCCTTTAAACGATTCCCTATCGTGGCACGTGACTGCGGGAGATGAACACGGTAGCCACGGAGATGGTGTCGGGCGCTTACCGCAGTCCGTGGGGACGCTCCGCAGCCGCGAATGGGATTCCGGGGGGGCAGCTGTCTGGAAATGCACGCTGGGATTTTCCATCTTCTCCTTCCAGTCTTGTTCTATCTCCACACCGGGGCTGAACTGTGAAAAGGATCGCAGTCACTTCAGCGGCCTTAGCTAGTGCAGAGAATTGGCCCAGATTGTAACCTCCTTTTCAAACACGCTGCTGAGCGTACAGAACCATCCAGCCCAGTCGATTCACACATCGGAGCCAGTTACTGAGAGAtcagttggaatgaaaaccagaagccCCTGTAACTCTCCAGCAGCGGGGCAGTAGACCCTGACACTAGATCAGGCCTCTTTAAAACTCACTGTAGTTCCTCCACAAGCTTTCAATTATCCTATTTCTTTTTATCAGCTCCCTTTGGTCCTTTGATCCCTAGAGCTCATGGCTCCTCACCTCAGTGACCTCCGACGCTGGGGGCTCCCCTAGCTAATGGCCTACAATGAATGACATCGATATTGACTTCAGCAGCAGGACAAGCATCAGCTTAGGACCCCGGGCTGAATAAATGACGGTGGCCTTTACCTGGGAGTGCAGCGGTGGGGGGGCTCCGTGGGGGGTCCCTGGCTGACTGCTGATGAAAACCACGGGGCTGCTGGGAGAATCTGCGAAACGGACGAACAGTGTGAGGCCACACTCAGGGTACAGTACATCCACCTCTACGATAATGCAGTACATGCTAAAACACAGTCCAACATGTTTCTCCTTTTCCACTACCTGTTCTCTTCCCTCCCTCTGGCAGGATCTCGTACACCTTGTAGG
The genomic region above belongs to Amia ocellicauda isolate fAmiCal2 chromosome 4, fAmiCal2.hap1, whole genome shotgun sequence and contains:
- the irf10 gene encoding interferon regulatory factor 10, with the translated sequence MEENCRNMRLREWLIAQIDSGIYQGLSWENQSKTMFRIPWKHAAKQDYNQNEDAALFKAWAVYKGKFREGKDRADPSTWKTRLRCALNKSTDFQEVPERSQLDISEPYKVYEILPEGGKRTDSPSSPVVFISSQPGTPHGAPPPLHSQFSPGVEIEQDWKEKMENPSVHFQTAAPPESHSRLRSVPTDCGGQVKGRFYSWSMSGAQESETHVNLQPLPFPAQLQISDFRLRVCLFYHGRMVRDFTTSTQEGCWILHGSVPMENERIYGPTAVEQVCFPPPACAQAPSRVTEAMARLLPHLERGVLVWVAPDGVFIKRFCQGRVYWGGPLAEHHDRPNKLEREKTCKLLDMQLFVQELQQYLRGGPVPQYQMDLCFGEEFPDATQNTAKKLITAHIEPLFARKLVLSVPRPGVEAGPRLQTLKNKSDIPQNNLNTVQQ